A genomic region of Nymphaea colorata isolate Beijing-Zhang1983 chromosome 2, ASM883128v2, whole genome shotgun sequence contains the following coding sequences:
- the LOC116249097 gene encoding uncharacterized protein LOC116249097 — MALSKFSLPIIFAVILLFAQVLARDLEEKPAADKKDATIKDSDDGYWHGRGPYGHYPPRCRFLCGHRCCSEAEFAAYSQGAQDQAADEFGDEKHSGYGYGYGRGPYYGYGGRPGYGYGPPHCRYYCGHHCCSAQEYAEYVQDQN; from the exons ATGGCACTCAGCAAATTCTCTCTCCCCATTATCTTTGCTGTGATCTTGCTCTTTGCCCAAGTCCTTGCTCGTGACTTGGAAGAGAAACCTGCTGCTG ACAAGAAGGACGCGACTATCAAGGACAGTGATGATGGATATTGGCATGGGCGTGGTCCATATGGCCATTATCCCCCGCGCTGCCGATTCCTCTGCGGCCACCGGTGCTGCTCGGAGGCAGAGTTTGCTGCCTACTCTCAGGGCGCTCAAGACCAGGCTGCCGATGAATTCGGTGACGAGAAGCATTCTGGATATGGATATGGCTATGGACGCGGGCCTTACTATGGCTACGGAGGAAGGCCCGGATATGGGTACGGGCCACCACACTGCCGTTACTACTGCGGCCACCATTGCTGCTCAGCTCAGGAGTACGCTGAGTATGTGCAGGATCAGAACTAA